In Quercus robur chromosome 11, dhQueRobu3.1, whole genome shotgun sequence, the following proteins share a genomic window:
- the LOC126705750 gene encoding phosphoglycerate mutase-like protein 1 isoform X4, which yields MDGGAGPCLFPLHRCKTLHLVRHAQGIHNVEGDKNYKAYLSPEYFDAHLTPLGWQQVDNLRKHVHASGLSKRVDLVITSPLTRTIQTAVGVFGGEGYTDRMDVLPLMVANAGNSSRAAISSLNCPPIIAVELCREHLGVHPCDKRRNVGEYQFLFPAIDFSLIESDEDILWKAAIRETTEEVAARGLKFMNWLWTRPEKEIAIVTHSGFLFHTLSSFGNDCHPLVKKEICKHFANCELRSMVIVDRSMTGSDSSTTNYPGKIPAGLDRPSDVVDENKLEKEGPDS from the exons ATGGATGGTGGTGCAGGCCCATGTTTGTTTCCATTGCACAGATGCAAAACTCTTCACCTG GTGAGGCATGCACAAGGGATCCACAATGTAGAGGGAGATAAGAACTACAAGGCATACTTGTCTCCAGAATACTTTGATGCACACCTTACACCACTAGGCTGGCAACAG GTTGATAATCTGCGAAAGCATGTTCATGCCAGTGGGCTTTCCAAGCGGGTTGATTTAGTTATTACATCCCCATTGACAAG GACCATACAGACTGCTGTTGGAGTATTTGGTGGTGAGGGCTATACAGATAGGATGGATGTATTGCCTCTAATGGTGGCAAATGCAGGAAACAGTAGTCGTGCTGCAATCTCAAGTCTTAACTGCCCGCCAATCATAGCAGTAGAACTTTGTCGAGAACATTTG GGAGTTCACCCTTGTGATAAAAGGAGGAATGTCGGTGAATATCAGTTCCTTTTTCCTGCAATTGATTTCTCATTG ATAGAAAGTGATGAGGATATATTATGGAAGGCTGCTATTAGAGAGACGACGGAGGAAGTTGCAGCTAGGGGGTTGAAGTTCATGAACTG GTTGTGGACACGGCCAGAGAAGGAGATTGCAATTGTTACCCACAGTGGATTCTTGTTTCACACGCTAAGTTCATTTGGAAATGACTGTCACCCCTTGGTGAAGAAAGAGATATGCAAACA CTTTGCAAATTGTGAGCTTCGTTCTATGGTCATTGTTGATAGAAG TATGACAGGTTCAGATTCCTCAACAACTAATTATCCAGGAAAGATCCCTGCTGGGCTGGACCGCCCTAGTGATGTTGTGGACGAGAATAAACTAGAGAAAGAGGGGCCAGATTCTTGA
- the LOC126705750 gene encoding phosphoglycerate mutase-like protein 1 isoform X3 codes for MFVSIAQMQNSSPGHSRLPSFLAFARNSRHCGLLKPYIQVRHAQGIHNVEGDKNYKAYLSPEYFDAHLTPLGWQQVDNLRKHVHASGLSKRVDLVITSPLTRTIQTAVGVFGGEGYTDRMDVLPLMVANAGNSSRAAISSLNCPPIIAVELCREHLGVHPCDKRRNVGEYQFLFPAIDFSLIESDEDILWKAAIRETTEEVAARGLKFMNWLWTRPEKEIAIVTHSGFLFHTLSSFGNDCHPLVKKEICKHFANCELRSMVIVDRSMTGSDSSTTNYPGKIPAGLDRPSDVVDENKLEKEGPDS; via the exons ATGTTTGTTTCCATTGCACAGATGCAAAACTCTTCACCTG GACATTCAAGATTGCCTTCTTTCTTGGCTTTTGCTCGCAACTCAAGGCATTGTGGTCTTTTAAAACCATACATCCAGGTGAGGCATGCACAAGGGATCCACAATGTAGAGGGAGATAAGAACTACAAGGCATACTTGTCTCCAGAATACTTTGATGCACACCTTACACCACTAGGCTGGCAACAG GTTGATAATCTGCGAAAGCATGTTCATGCCAGTGGGCTTTCCAAGCGGGTTGATTTAGTTATTACATCCCCATTGACAAG GACCATACAGACTGCTGTTGGAGTATTTGGTGGTGAGGGCTATACAGATAGGATGGATGTATTGCCTCTAATGGTGGCAAATGCAGGAAACAGTAGTCGTGCTGCAATCTCAAGTCTTAACTGCCCGCCAATCATAGCAGTAGAACTTTGTCGAGAACATTTG GGAGTTCACCCTTGTGATAAAAGGAGGAATGTCGGTGAATATCAGTTCCTTTTTCCTGCAATTGATTTCTCATTG ATAGAAAGTGATGAGGATATATTATGGAAGGCTGCTATTAGAGAGACGACGGAGGAAGTTGCAGCTAGGGGGTTGAAGTTCATGAACTG GTTGTGGACACGGCCAGAGAAGGAGATTGCAATTGTTACCCACAGTGGATTCTTGTTTCACACGCTAAGTTCATTTGGAAATGACTGTCACCCCTTGGTGAAGAAAGAGATATGCAAACA CTTTGCAAATTGTGAGCTTCGTTCTATGGTCATTGTTGATAGAAG TATGACAGGTTCAGATTCCTCAACAACTAATTATCCAGGAAAGATCCCTGCTGGGCTGGACCGCCCTAGTGATGTTGTGGACGAGAATAAACTAGAGAAAGAGGGGCCAGATTCTTGA